A region from the Acidobacteriota bacterium genome encodes:
- a CDS encoding ATP phosphoribosyltransferase regulatory subunit, translated as MKISDSLPLGVAALLFEAARRRRRLEGVCVAALQEAAFEEVILPILDYLEPYEPILTPATRAELYRFIGRDGDPLALRSDFTAMLARLLAPRLAALDLPLRLFYRGDVVRYGGDKDSREREFYQLGAELVGNGGAAAEREMLCLFLRLAALAERPVRVILGFAGALDEVLLAADDGRSLVSALRRRERRLLRPAGDTLLAVAERGVPAQPANLGDGAAGRLRALTALVAELRQEFPAADLEIDLAEFAHHTLDPRLADGGADRTYYDGLVFRAYAAGSARPVGSGGRYDRLFRDLGAEVPAVGFSFGLDRLAEEAR; from the coding sequence ATGAAGATCTCCGATTCCCTGCCGCTCGGGGTCGCCGCCCTCCTGTTCGAGGCCGCCCGCCGTCGGCGCCGTCTCGAGGGTGTTTGCGTGGCTGCCCTCCAGGAGGCCGCCTTCGAGGAGGTGATCCTGCCGATTCTCGATTACCTCGAGCCCTACGAGCCGATCCTGACGCCGGCGACCCGCGCCGAGCTCTACCGCTTCATCGGACGAGACGGCGATCCCCTCGCCTTACGCTCCGACTTCACCGCCATGCTCGCCCGTCTGCTGGCGCCGCGGCTCGCCGCCCTCGACTTGCCGCTGCGACTGTTCTATCGCGGCGACGTGGTGCGCTACGGTGGCGACAAGGACAGTCGCGAGCGCGAGTTCTACCAGCTCGGAGCGGAGCTGGTGGGCAACGGCGGCGCCGCCGCCGAGCGGGAGATGTTGTGCCTCTTTCTGCGCCTGGCGGCGCTGGCAGAGCGGCCGGTGCGGGTGATCCTCGGCTTCGCCGGTGCCCTCGACGAGGTGCTGCTGGCGGCCGACGACGGTCGCTCCCTGGTGTCCGCCCTGCGTCGCCGCGAGCGCCGCCTGCTGCGGCCCGCCGGCGACACCCTGCTCGCCGTCGCCGAGCGGGGCGTTCCGGCGCAGCCGGCGAACCTCGGCGACGGCGCGGCCGGGCGGCTGCGGGCGCTGACCGCGCTGGTCGCCGAGCTGCGCCAGGAGTTCCCGGCCGCCGACCTTGAGATCGATCTCGCCGAGTTCGCTCACCACACCCTCGATCCCCGCCTCGCCGATGGCGGCGCCGATCGCACCTACTACGACGGCCTGGTGTTTCGCGCCTACGCCGCCGGCAGCGCCCGGCCGGTGGGCTCCGGTGGGCGCTACGATCGCCTGTTTCGGGACCTCGGGGCGGAGGTGCCGGCGGTGGGCTTCTCCTTCGGCCTCGACCGCCTGGCGGAGGAGGCGCGATGA
- a CDS encoding histidinol-phosphate transaminase: MSRSSQAMLDDVLATVRPAVRELRAYHLDLSPCRFKLDQNEVPWDLPRRIKERALERLKAVDWAIYPDFHGDRLRRALGERHRWPWQGVLVGNGSNELLSAAIKTFARPGGEVLGTAPTFSLYRVFSLAMGATFRACGPRFDLRLPLAELEAEVARDPRRPVVLCSPNNPTGDSASPQRVAALLENLAAPLLLDNAYGEFGPHDYRPLLDRYPHLLIFRTFSKAWSLGGLRLGYVLARPELTAELIKLKLPYNLGLAGLEIACAALEEAPALERRVRVLVGRRRQWAACLESHGLTPLPSDANFLLVRCGAAVETIFRGLGERGIRVRDVTKYPGLEDCLRVSIGDGRALRAVDQALGEILAKAPTAVGSPPGRL, from the coding sequence GTGAGTCGTTCCTCCCAGGCGATGCTCGACGACGTCCTCGCGACGGTCCGTCCCGCGGTGCGTGAGCTGCGCGCCTACCACCTCGACCTCAGCCCGTGCCGCTTCAAGCTCGATCAAAACGAGGTGCCCTGGGACCTGCCCCGGCGCATCAAGGAGCGCGCCCTCGAGCGGCTGAAGGCGGTCGACTGGGCGATCTATCCGGACTTCCACGGCGATCGGCTGCGCCGGGCCCTCGGCGAGCGCCACCGCTGGCCGTGGCAGGGCGTTCTGGTCGGCAACGGCTCGAACGAGCTGCTGAGCGCTGCGATCAAGACCTTCGCCCGGCCCGGTGGCGAGGTGCTCGGAACGGCCCCGACCTTCTCCCTCTACCGCGTCTTCTCGCTCGCCATGGGAGCGACCTTCCGCGCCTGCGGACCGCGCTTCGATCTGCGGCTACCGCTCGCCGAGCTCGAGGCCGAGGTGGCGCGAGACCCGCGGCGGCCGGTGGTGCTGTGCAGCCCCAACAACCCCACCGGCGACTCGGCCTCGCCACAGCGGGTGGCGGCCTTGCTCGAAAACCTCGCAGCGCCGCTGCTGCTCGACAACGCCTATGGTGAGTTCGGGCCCCACGACTATCGGCCGTTGCTCGACCGTTATCCCCACCTGTTGATCTTCCGGACTTTTTCGAAGGCTTGGTCGTTGGGCGGCCTGCGCCTCGGCTACGTGCTGGCGCGGCCCGAGCTGACGGCCGAGCTGATCAAGCTCAAGCTGCCCTACAACCTCGGCTTGGCGGGGCTCGAGATCGCCTGCGCGGCGCTCGAAGAGGCGCCGGCTCTGGAGCGCCGGGTGCGAGTGCTGGTGGGGCGCCGCCGGCAGTGGGCGGCCTGCCTCGAGAGTCACGGCCTGACGCCCTTGCCGTCCGACGCCAATTTCTTGCTGGTGCGCTGTGGCGCTGCCGTCGAGACCATCTTCCGAGGCCTCGGCGAACGCGGCATCCGGGTGCGTGATGTCACCAAATACCCCGGCCTCGAAGACTGTTTGCGCGTTTCCATCGGCGATGGACGCGCTTTGCGAGCCGTCGATCAGGCCCTCGGGGAGATTTTGGCCAAAGCCCCGACAGCGGTCGGAAGTCCTCCAGGGAGGTTGTGA
- the hisD gene encoding histidinol dehydrogenase — protein sequence MKKPLSILPVESRRGRRAVERLLARHGQVLDPKVTRAARRLVAEIRNGGDRALRAAVQKYDGGRGASLELPVPKLEEERARLPAGFAEALERAIGAVERYHRRQAHEGFRLEADGVMIDECRRPLRRVGVYVPGGLASYPSTVVMTVVPARVAGVREIAVATPPASFHSNPAVRYTLARLAVDEVWGMGGAHAVAALAYGTESLSRVDKIVGPGNAWVTAAKREVMGDVGIDGLAGPSEVVVIADQDADAAWIAADLLAQAEHDPRAAAILLTPSRSLARRVGDEVARQLSELPTAQTAAASLAGFGVALVTATLEEALELAEGLAPEHLQLIGAGSEALAERVECAGAVFVGATTPEVFGDYVAGPSHVLPTGGSARFASGLGVEDFVRRSHRVQFSPAAASRWAAAAATLADAEGLPAHAAAARRRL from the coding sequence GTGAAGAAACCCCTGTCCATCCTGCCGGTGGAGTCGCGTCGCGGGCGCCGCGCGGTGGAGCGGCTGTTGGCTCGCCATGGCCAGGTTCTCGATCCCAAGGTGACCCGCGCCGCCCGGCGGCTGGTGGCCGAGATCCGCAACGGCGGCGATCGTGCGCTGCGCGCCGCCGTCCAGAAATATGACGGCGGCCGGGGAGCTTCTCTGGAGCTGCCGGTGCCGAAGCTGGAGGAAGAACGGGCGCGCCTGCCCGCCGGCTTCGCCGAGGCCCTCGAGCGCGCCATCGGGGCGGTCGAGCGGTACCACCGGCGTCAAGCCCACGAGGGCTTCCGTCTGGAAGCCGATGGGGTGATGATCGACGAGTGCCGCCGCCCCCTGCGGCGGGTCGGCGTCTACGTTCCCGGGGGCTTGGCGAGCTACCCCTCGACGGTGGTGATGACGGTGGTTCCGGCGCGGGTCGCCGGGGTCCGCGAGATCGCGGTGGCGACGCCGCCGGCCTCCTTCCATTCCAATCCGGCAGTGCGCTACACCCTCGCCCGCTTGGCCGTCGACGAGGTGTGGGGGATGGGGGGAGCCCACGCCGTTGCCGCCCTCGCCTACGGCACCGAGAGCTTGTCCCGAGTCGACAAGATCGTCGGGCCGGGCAACGCCTGGGTGACGGCGGCGAAGCGCGAGGTGATGGGAGATGTCGGCATCGACGGTCTCGCCGGGCCCTCCGAGGTGGTGGTGATCGCCGATCAAGACGCCGACGCCGCCTGGATCGCCGCCGATCTGCTGGCCCAGGCGGAGCATGATCCCCGCGCCGCCGCCATCCTGCTCACCCCGAGCCGTTCCCTGGCGCGGCGGGTCGGCGACGAGGTGGCGCGGCAGCTCTCCGAGCTGCCCACGGCGCAGACCGCGGCGGCCTCGCTGGCGGGCTTCGGCGTGGCCCTGGTGACGGCGACCCTGGAGGAAGCGCTGGAGCTCGCCGAAGGGCTGGCGCCGGAGCACCTGCAGCTCATCGGTGCCGGGTCGGAGGCGTTGGCGGAGCGGGTCGAGTGCGCCGGTGCGGTCTTCGTCGGTGCCACCACACCGGAGGTCTTCGGCGATTACGTCGCGGGTCCGAGCCACGTTCTGCCCACCGGCGGCAGTGCCCGCTTCGCCTCCGGTCTCGGCGTCGAGGACTTCGTGCGGCGCAGCCACCGAGTGCAGTTCTCGCCCGCCGCGGCGTCGCGCTGGGCCGCCGCCGCCGCCACCTTGGCCGATGCCGAGGGACTGCCGGCCCACGCCGCCGCGGCCCGGAGGCGGCTGTGA
- a CDS encoding imidazoleglycerol-phosphate dehydratase: protein MERKSQYQRETGETRIRLSLDLAGGPRQLAVPDGFFRHMLDALATHGGFGLEVEAIGDTEIDLHHTVEDVGLALGEAFAAALGERRGIVRFAHAYVPLDEALTRAVVDLSGRPFFHYREAPELAGLWVTREFPLTLVADFFQAFSDRGRFNLHLDLLAGRNGHHAAESAFKAAAVALRQAVALRASEASEVPSTKGTLTR, encoded by the coding sequence ATGGAACGAAAGAGTCAGTACCAGCGGGAGACCGGGGAGACGCGCATTCGCCTCAGCCTCGATTTGGCGGGCGGTCCGCGCCAGCTGGCCGTGCCGGACGGCTTCTTCCGCCACATGCTCGATGCTCTCGCCACCCACGGCGGCTTCGGTCTCGAGGTCGAGGCCATCGGCGACACGGAGATCGATCTCCATCACACCGTCGAGGACGTCGGTCTGGCCCTCGGCGAGGCCTTCGCAGCGGCCTTGGGCGAGCGCCGCGGCATTGTGCGCTTCGCCCACGCGTACGTGCCCCTCGATGAAGCCCTGACGCGGGCGGTGGTCGACCTTTCGGGGCGGCCCTTCTTCCACTATCGCGAGGCTCCGGAGCTCGCCGGCCTGTGGGTGACGCGGGAATTTCCGCTCACCCTGGTGGCCGATTTCTTCCAGGCCTTTTCGGACCGCGGGCGATTCAACCTGCACCTCGACTTGCTCGCCGGCCGCAACGGCCATCACGCCGCCGAATCGGCCTTCAAGGCGGCGGCGGTGGCGTTGCGCCAGGCGGTGGCGCTGCGCGCCTCGGAGGCGTCCGAGGTGCCGTCGACCAAGGGAACGTTGACGCGATGA
- the hisG gene encoding ATP phosphoribosyltransferase: MIRLALPKGRAQRTAVAALTASGRLRNGLDSGDRRLQIALPEEGLELLFLKGWDVPRYVENGIADCGFVGSDVLDELGGDLLVPIRLREGRCRLSLVGHEGSLPSPGSQVRLATKYPRTATRTVADRAWGAEIVELAGSIEIAPLLGLADLALDIVETGRTLRDNGLVELETVAEVTPCVVVNRSSFLQHRDAINSLVEALEGAEVTL, translated from the coding sequence ATGATCCGTCTGGCCTTGCCGAAGGGCCGCGCCCAGCGCACCGCGGTGGCGGCCCTCACCGCCAGCGGCCGGCTGCGCAACGGCCTCGATTCCGGGGATCGGCGATTGCAGATCGCTCTGCCGGAAGAGGGCCTCGAGCTGCTCTTCCTCAAGGGTTGGGATGTGCCGCGCTATGTCGAGAACGGCATCGCCGATTGCGGCTTCGTGGGCTCCGACGTGCTCGACGAGTTGGGCGGCGACCTGCTGGTTCCGATTCGGTTGCGCGAGGGCCGGTGTCGCCTCTCTTTAGTCGGTCACGAGGGCAGCCTGCCGAGTCCCGGCAGCCAGGTGCGGCTGGCCACCAAGTATCCCCGCACCGCCACCCGCACCGTCGCCGACCGCGCCTGGGGAGCGGAGATCGTCGAGCTCGCCGGGTCGATCGAGATCGCGCCGCTGCTCGGTTTGGCCGACCTCGCCCTCGACATCGTCGAGACCGGCCGGACGCTGCGCGACAACGGCCTGGTGGAGCTCGAGACGGTGGCCGAGGTAACGCCCTGCGTGGTGGTCAACCGGTCGTCCTTTCTGCAGCATCGCGATGCCATCAACTCCCTCGTCGAGGCTCTCGAAGGGGCGGAGGTGACCCTGTGA
- the hisH gene encoding imidazole glycerol phosphate synthase subunit HisH encodes MSRRAVIVDTGVGNLGNLVRALRAAGAAAEISRDPTQVAASRCLVLPGVGAFAPPREALRGELEAALRHSLQAGAWLLGVCVGYQLLFEVGEEFGETDGLALLPGRVTALPTTVPRPHIGWNRLRRLAASPLLAGLEDGASVYFVHSFAPQGVPSESCLAECLHGRSFAAMAGRGRIAGTQFHPEKSGAVGLRLLTNFVEMAHGTAAVD; translated from the coding sequence ATGAGCCGGCGAGCCGTCATCGTCGATACCGGGGTCGGTAACCTCGGCAACCTGGTGCGTGCCCTGCGGGCGGCCGGCGCCGCGGCCGAGATCAGCCGTGACCCGACCCAGGTCGCCGCCAGTCGCTGTCTGGTGCTGCCCGGGGTCGGTGCCTTCGCACCGCCACGGGAGGCGCTGCGCGGGGAGCTCGAGGCCGCCCTGCGCCACAGCCTCCAAGCCGGCGCCTGGCTGCTCGGAGTCTGTGTCGGATATCAACTGCTCTTCGAGGTCGGAGAGGAGTTCGGAGAGACCGACGGCCTGGCCCTTTTACCCGGCCGCGTCACCGCTTTGCCGACCACCGTGCCGCGGCCCCACATCGGCTGGAATCGCCTGCGCCGGCTGGCCGCCTCGCCGCTGCTCGCCGGCCTCGAGGACGGTGCCAGCGTCTATTTCGTGCACAGCTTCGCGCCCCAGGGGGTGCCCTCCGAGAGCTGCCTGGCAGAGTGTCTTCACGGTCGCTCCTTCGCCGCCATGGCCGGCCGCGGGCGCATCGCCGGCACTCAGTTTCATCCCGAGAAGAGCGGTGCCGTCGGGCTCCGCCTGCTGACCAACTTCGTGGAGATGGCCCATGGAACTGCTGCCGTCGATTGA
- the hisF gene encoding imidazole glycerol phosphate synthase subunit HisF yields MSARTELTCRVIPCLDVADGRVVKGVKFQNLVDRGDPAESALRYADQGADEIVFLDISAAPERRATDLAWVERSAEQIFVPLTVGGGVRSVEDARALLKAGADKVGVNTAAVARPELLTELAERFGSQCVVLSVDARRRDSADGWQAVTHGGRRETPRDALEWIAEGVERGAGEILLTSIDSDGTQEGYDLELLSAASEQVAVPVIASGGAGRPQHLAAALGAGAAAVLAASIFHDGTYSVGEVKALLRDAGHPVREVP; encoded by the coding sequence GTGAGCGCTCGGACCGAGCTCACCTGCCGCGTCATCCCGTGCCTCGATGTCGCCGATGGCCGGGTGGTGAAAGGGGTCAAGTTCCAGAATCTGGTCGATCGCGGCGATCCCGCCGAGTCCGCCCTGCGCTACGCCGATCAGGGGGCCGACGAGATCGTCTTTCTCGACATCTCGGCGGCGCCGGAGCGGCGCGCCACGGACCTCGCTTGGGTCGAGCGCAGCGCCGAGCAGATCTTCGTCCCGCTGACCGTCGGCGGTGGAGTGCGCTCGGTGGAGGATGCCCGCGCCCTGCTCAAGGCCGGTGCCGACAAGGTCGGCGTCAATACCGCCGCTGTCGCCCGGCCGGAGCTGCTGACGGAGCTCGCCGAGCGCTTCGGAAGCCAGTGCGTGGTGCTCTCCGTCGACGCCCGGCGCCGCGACTCGGCGGACGGCTGGCAGGCGGTGACCCACGGCGGCCGCCGCGAAACGCCCCGCGATGCCCTCGAGTGGATCGCCGAGGGGGTCGAGCGCGGCGCCGGTGAGATCTTGCTCACCAGCATCGACAGCGACGGCACCCAGGAGGGTTACGACCTCGAGCTGCTGTCGGCGGCCAGCGAGCAGGTGGCGGTGCCGGTGATCGCCTCCGGCGGCGCTGGCCGGCCGCAGCATCTGGCGGCGGCCCTCGGCGCCGGAGCGGCGGCGGTGCTGGCGGCTTCGATCTTTCACGACGGCACCTACAGCGTCGGCGAGGTCAAGGCGCTCCTGCGGGATGCCGGTCACCCGGTGCGGGAGGTGCCATGA
- a CDS encoding electron transfer flavoprotein-ubiquinone oxidoreductase — protein MSEEDREVLELDVVFVGAGPASLAGAYHLAKLIEKHNETAEEPLETMIAVLEKGQDIGSHAISGAVVDPKAFRELFPDTWEEAPFEGSVEEEKLLFLTGKRSFSLPIPPPLDNHGNRVASLGKLLKWMAPQVEEAGVDIFCEFPASQILLEDGKVVGVRTGDRGISHDGSRKANFEPGMDIRTRAVVLGEGPRGTLVKQLEEPLDLNAGQNPQIYALGIKEVWELPEGRVTPGSVIHTMGWPLGNSNFGGSFIYGMKNDQLIVGLVVGLDYSNPHFDPHQEFQRLKTHPAIAAMLEGGKMAFYGAKAIPEGGWWSRPRCHGDGFLIVGDSGGFLNSQKLKGVHLAMKSGMLAAETIFEGLKADDLSAERLAGFEERVRQSWIYDEMWKVRNFHQAFDHGLVGGMLQAGLGMVTGGRGWGFKNRLGTEPGHSRMRRLDSGKGPEPPAAVAFDGEVTFDKLADVYNSGTSHEEDQPVHLVVREPDLCVDRCTVEFGNPCERFCPAAVYEMVEEQDQRRLQINASNCVHCKTCDVMDPYQVIDWVTPEGGGGPSYSRM, from the coding sequence ATGAGCGAAGAAGACCGCGAAGTACTCGAATTGGATGTGGTTTTCGTCGGTGCAGGCCCTGCCAGCCTGGCCGGTGCTTACCATCTCGCCAAGCTGATCGAGAAGCACAACGAGACGGCCGAAGAGCCCCTCGAGACGATGATCGCGGTGCTGGAAAAAGGGCAGGATATCGGCAGCCACGCCATTTCCGGCGCAGTGGTCGATCCCAAGGCTTTTCGCGAGCTGTTTCCGGACACCTGGGAGGAGGCCCCCTTCGAGGGCAGTGTCGAGGAAGAAAAGCTGCTTTTCCTGACCGGCAAGCGGTCCTTCTCGCTACCGATTCCGCCACCCCTCGACAATCACGGCAACCGCGTCGCTTCCCTCGGCAAGCTGCTCAAGTGGATGGCTCCCCAGGTCGAAGAGGCCGGGGTCGACATCTTCTGCGAGTTCCCGGCCTCGCAGATCCTCCTCGAGGACGGCAAGGTGGTCGGCGTGCGCACCGGCGATCGCGGCATCAGTCACGATGGTAGTCGCAAGGCCAACTTCGAGCCCGGCATGGACATCCGCACCCGGGCGGTGGTCCTCGGAGAGGGACCCCGCGGCACCCTGGTCAAGCAGCTCGAAGAGCCGCTCGACCTCAATGCCGGCCAGAATCCTCAGATCTACGCCCTCGGCATCAAGGAGGTCTGGGAGCTCCCGGAAGGGCGCGTCACGCCGGGCTCCGTGATCCACACCATGGGCTGGCCGCTGGGCAACAGCAACTTCGGCGGCTCCTTCATTTACGGGATGAAGAACGACCAGCTCATCGTCGGCCTGGTGGTCGGCCTCGACTACAGCAATCCGCACTTCGACCCGCACCAGGAGTTCCAACGGCTCAAGACCCATCCGGCGATCGCCGCCATGCTCGAAGGCGGCAAGATGGCGTTTTATGGCGCCAAGGCGATTCCCGAGGGCGGCTGGTGGTCGCGGCCGCGCTGCCACGGCGACGGTTTCCTGATCGTCGGTGACTCCGGCGGCTTCCTCAACAGTCAGAAGCTCAAGGGTGTTCACCTGGCGATGAAGAGCGGCATGCTGGCCGCCGAGACCATCTTCGAAGGCCTCAAGGCCGACGATCTCTCGGCCGAGCGTCTGGCGGGCTTCGAAGAGCGGGTGCGTCAGAGCTGGATCTACGACGAGATGTGGAAGGTGCGGAACTTCCACCAGGCCTTCGATCATGGGCTGGTCGGAGGCATGCTGCAGGCCGGCCTCGGCATGGTCACCGGCGGCCGCGGTTGGGGCTTCAAGAACCGTCTCGGCACCGAGCCGGGGCACAGCCGGATGCGGCGCCTCGATAGCGGCAAGGGTCCCGAGCCGCCAGCGGCGGTGGCCTTCGACGGTGAGGTCACCTTCGACAAGCTGGCCGACGTCTACAACTCCGGTACCTCCCACGAAGAAGACCAGCCGGTCCATCTGGTGGTGCGCGAGCCGGACCTGTGCGTCGATCGCTGCACCGTCGAGTTCGGCAACCCCTGCGAGCGCTTCTGCCCGGCGGCGGTCTACGAGATGGTCGAAGAGCAAGACCAGCGCCGGCTACAGATCAACGCCAGCAACTGCGTCCACTGCAAGACCTGCGACGTCATGGATCCCTACCAGGTGATCGACTGGGTGACGCCGGAAGGCGGTGGCGGCCCGAGCTACAGCCGCATGTAG
- a CDS encoding HisA/HisF-related TIM barrel protein, with translation MELLPSIDLRRGRVVRLRQGDDGARTDYGGDPLQVLERYAAAGVRWIHLVDLDAAFGEAGQWALVAELVAAGRRHGLAGLQLGGGLRDRQAVATALEAGCERVVLGSLVGRRPEEFRRLAEDWPERLVPALDVRRGAVRLEGWTVSADRSLDELCAALRSLPCPGVLVTDISRDGTLDGPNLELTAQVGAASALPAWVSGGVRSLGDLEAARDTPGIAGAVVGRALYEEAFTIGDAVAVCRQEVAP, from the coding sequence ATGGAACTGCTGCCGTCGATTGATTTACGCCGCGGCCGCGTGGTGCGCCTGCGCCAGGGCGACGATGGCGCCCGCACCGACTATGGGGGCGACCCTCTTCAGGTGCTCGAGCGCTACGCCGCTGCCGGGGTGCGCTGGATCCACCTGGTCGACCTCGATGCCGCCTTCGGCGAGGCCGGTCAGTGGGCGCTGGTTGCAGAGCTGGTGGCCGCCGGCCGGCGGCATGGTCTCGCCGGCCTGCAGCTCGGCGGAGGTCTGCGCGATCGGCAAGCGGTCGCGACGGCCCTCGAGGCGGGCTGCGAGCGGGTGGTCCTGGGCTCGCTGGTCGGGCGGCGGCCGGAGGAGTTCCGGCGCCTCGCCGAAGACTGGCCGGAGCGTCTGGTGCCGGCCCTCGACGTGCGCCGCGGCGCGGTCCGCCTGGAAGGCTGGACGGTCTCCGCCGACCGCTCCCTCGACGAGCTCTGCGCGGCCTTGCGCAGCTTGCCCTGCCCCGGAGTCCTGGTGACCGACATCTCCCGCGACGGCACCCTCGACGGGCCTAATCTCGAGCTGACGGCCCAAGTCGGCGCGGCCAGCGCTTTGCCGGCTTGGGTGTCCGGCGGCGTGCGTTCCCTGGGGGATCTCGAAGCGGCCCGCGACACGCCGGGGATTGCCGGCGCCGTGGTGGGGCGGGCGCTCTACGAGGAGGCCTTCACGATCGGCGATGCGGTCGCCGTCTGCCGCCAGGAGGTGGCCCCGTGA
- a CDS encoding type I 3-dehydroquinate dehydratase: MISDTIGGSRATLVATLAHRAATSPEALRTVAEQADWLEVRGDLVGDLSPADLPGDRLLYTVRSRAEGGRGETDPEDRRQRFAAALEAGYGLIDLEAERDLEAETLALVPAERRLLSWHGRPRDLADLTRRFEAMATTPARFYKLVPTVHRPAEGLWPLQLLASLQRADVIAFGGGPQGLWTRLLAPRLGAAWIYGAASEEASGAPGQPTVAALRRDFGLPELAPVEALCGVVGRPVAHSLSPRLHNGGYRALGLPLLYLPFETERFGDFWLEIVESRIPQSLGAPLRGLSVTAPFKGAALAVSGAASPLCERLGVANTLVFSAGVWEAESTDPVGIVYALRSHGCELEGRPAAVVGTGGAGRAAAFGLAREGARVTLFNRGAERAREAAEALDLPWAPLGDLDEGRFEVLVHATSAGRRRDDPAPLDASRLAPGAAVVDMVYGQEPTALLEAVAAEGGIAIDGREVLLYQALDQFRAMTGRDLPLDLGRELLGLTSDPVGAGPADAGELGG, encoded by the coding sequence GTGATCTCGGACACCATCGGCGGCTCCCGGGCGACGCTGGTGGCAACCTTGGCCCATCGCGCGGCGACCTCGCCGGAGGCCCTGCGCACGGTCGCGGAGCAAGCTGACTGGCTCGAAGTGCGGGGCGATCTGGTGGGCGATCTCTCGCCGGCGGACCTGCCCGGCGACCGCCTCCTCTACACCGTGCGCAGTCGCGCCGAAGGTGGGCGCGGTGAGACCGATCCGGAGGATCGCCGCCAGCGTTTCGCGGCCGCCCTCGAAGCCGGCTACGGGCTGATCGATCTCGAGGCCGAGCGCGATCTCGAGGCCGAGACCCTGGCCCTGGTGCCGGCCGAGCGTCGCCTGCTGTCGTGGCACGGCCGGCCGCGAGATCTCGCCGACCTGACCCGCCGTTTCGAGGCCATGGCGACGACGCCGGCACGCTTCTACAAGCTGGTGCCGACGGTCCACCGCCCGGCCGAAGGGCTCTGGCCGCTGCAGCTCCTGGCGAGCTTGCAGCGCGCCGATGTGATCGCCTTCGGCGGTGGCCCCCAAGGCCTTTGGACCCGCCTGCTGGCGCCGCGGTTGGGGGCTGCTTGGATCTACGGCGCCGCGTCCGAAGAGGCGTCGGGAGCTCCGGGCCAGCCCACCGTGGCGGCGCTCCGGCGAGACTTCGGCCTGCCCGAGCTGGCGCCGGTGGAAGCCCTCTGCGGCGTCGTTGGTCGCCCGGTCGCCCACTCTCTGTCGCCTCGCCTCCACAACGGTGGCTACCGAGCCCTCGGCCTGCCGTTGCTCTACCTGCCCTTCGAAACCGAGCGCTTCGGTGATTTCTGGCTCGAGATCGTCGAAAGCCGGATCCCTCAGTCCCTCGGTGCGCCGCTCCGCGGCTTGAGCGTGACGGCGCCCTTCAAGGGCGCGGCCCTCGCCGTCTCGGGCGCCGCCAGCCCGCTGTGCGAGCGCCTCGGCGTCGCCAACACCCTGGTCTTCTCGGCCGGCGTCTGGGAAGCCGAATCCACCGACCCGGTGGGCATCGTCTACGCCCTGCGCTCCCACGGTTGCGAGCTCGAAGGTCGACCGGCGGCGGTGGTCGGCACCGGCGGCGCCGGTCGTGCGGCCGCCTTCGGGCTGGCCCGAGAGGGTGCCCGGGTCACCCTCTTCAACCGCGGCGCCGAGCGCGCTCGGGAAGCCGCCGAAGCCCTCGATCTGCCGTGGGCGCCCCTCGGCGACCTCGACGAGGGGCGTTTCGAGGTGCTGGTGCACGCCACCAGTGCCGGTCGTCGCCGCGACGATCCGGCGCCCCTCGATGCCTCGCGACTGGCCCCCGGAGCAGCGGTGGTGGATATGGTCTATGGGCAGGAGCCGACGGCACTCCTCGAAGCCGTCGCCGCCGAGGGCGGAATCGCCATCGACGGCCGGGAGGTGCTGCTCTACCAGGCCCTCGATCAATTTCGGGCGATGACCGGTCGCGACTTGCCTCTCGACCTCGGTCGCGAGCTCCTCGGCCTCACCTCGGACCCGGTAGGGGCCGGCCCCGCGGACGCAGGAGAGCTCGGCGGATGA